In Anaerolineales bacterium, one DNA window encodes the following:
- a CDS encoding response regulator, with translation MDKPLALIIEDDIEISKIYTIVLQAEFELEVFQDGYQALARLAQVIPSLIILDLNMPNISGSEILHKIRADERLAKIPVMLATADTIQAASLREDADLVLVKPISPIQLRELASRLRSRDA, from the coding sequence ATGGATAAACCCCTGGCGCTCATCATCGAAGACGATATCGAAATCAGCAAAATCTACACGATCGTTCTGCAGGCCGAGTTTGAGCTCGAGGTATTCCAGGACGGCTATCAGGCGCTTGCCCGCCTTGCGCAAGTGATCCCCAGCCTCATTATCCTCGACCTGAACATGCCCAACATATCGGGCAGCGAGATCCTGCACAAGATACGGGCGGATGAACGGCTGGCAAAAATACCCGTGATGCTGGCAACGGCGGATACGATACAGGCGGCCAGCCTGAGGGAGGATGCGGACCTCGTCCTGGTAAAACCCATCAGCCCGATCCAGCTGCGGGAACTGGCATCGCGTCTCCGCTCCAGGGATGCGTAA
- a CDS encoding antibiotic biosynthesis monooxygenase, translating into MYIILWEYHVKAEKQAEFEQIYSPSGAWVALFQKGAGYLGTELLRDETNSLLYITIDRWESKSAYKVFLSMWEQAYGELDAQGAGLTERESLLASG; encoded by the coding sequence ATGTACATCATCCTCTGGGAATACCACGTCAAAGCCGAAAAGCAGGCGGAATTCGAGCAAATCTACTCCCCCAGCGGCGCGTGGGTGGCGTTGTTCCAAAAGGGCGCGGGGTATTTGGGGACGGAACTCCTGCGCGATGAAACGAATTCATTACTCTACATCACGATTGACCGCTGGGAATCCAAATCAGCCTACAAGGTGTTTCTGTCCATGTGGGAACAGGCATACGGGGAGTTGGATGCGCAGGGCGCAGGGCTGACAGAACGCGAGTCCCTGCTGGCAAGCGGGTGA
- a CDS encoding PilZ domain-containing protein — translation MDKERRKDARRKFTYYMRVLDAGTQQVIGYLTDISAVGIKVDSDKPLPLDVKYALRMDLTADVANKTSMVFNAVSKWCQADSFEPNTYNIGFEVTLASHDDTQIFNRMIEKYGLNKRA, via the coding sequence ATGGATAAAGAGCGGCGCAAGGATGCAAGACGCAAGTTCACCTATTACATGCGTGTGCTGGACGCCGGCACGCAGCAGGTAATAGGCTATTTAACGGATATCAGTGCGGTGGGGATCAAGGTGGACAGCGACAAACCCCTTCCGCTGGATGTAAAATATGCACTGCGCATGGACCTGACCGCGGATGTCGCGAACAAAACATCCATGGTCTTTAATGCCGTCAGTAAATGGTGCCAGGCCGACAGTTTCGAACCGAATACCTATAACATCGGTTTTGAGGTCACGTTAGCCTCCCACGATGACACCCAGATCTTTAACCGCATGATCGAAAAATACGGGTTGAATAAAAGGGCCTGA
- a CDS encoding histidine kinase N-terminal 7TM domain-containing protein, translating into MQFQYTPYVLPLIAAALISGWVAFYSWSRRANTGAIALTLLAAAVTQWSIGYALELAGADLPTKLFWGKSQYIGIVLVPVMWVGFAFHHANQAKWLTLRSMVLLVIIPAITFSLVLNTESHGLIWNKIGITTTGGFSALDVSYGFWFWVHTAYSYLMLLTGTVIVIRSIGRMTGIYRRQAATLLLAVTAPWIGNALYLSGLSPIPKLDLTPFAFTITVAAFTWGIFGFQLVDLSPIARTTVIDEMDAGMIVLDLENRIVDINPSALQTIGQTSSNVLGRKAIDVLTDWPELVEKYAQVMEATDEITLGEGLGQRWYELQLSRLRDHRRGSVGRAITITDITGRKRAERLLIESQSRYRQIVESASDLIYRTDANGNFTYANPTALRLMGFNSEADVLGKHYLELAAPHLRSDLKEFYMRQFAAREKNTYYEFAAITTDGSEIWLGQNVQIIEEDNRVVGFQAVARNITELKHTQEALALARDKALEASRMKSQLLTKVSHELRTPLGGILGYAELLQIHAFGQLEEKQSHAVSQIIESTNYLTKLVNELLDEAQIEAKTIKLYIDHFSPAELLRAVEAGAAVLLQKKELELVTSIDPDLPKMLYGDEQRLQQILVNLVGNAIKFTTNGKVTVRLYSPSADYWAMQVSDTGRGIPRDAHEYIFEPFRQIDPSNTQENPGTGLGLSITKQLVELMNGRIMLESEVGTGSTFTILLPMQKPSGEPS; encoded by the coding sequence ATGCAATTTCAATATACGCCGTACGTTCTTCCGCTGATCGCCGCCGCTTTGATCTCGGGCTGGGTGGCATTTTATTCATGGTCGAGGCGCGCGAACACAGGCGCCATCGCGCTTACGCTGCTTGCGGCCGCGGTCACACAATGGTCGATCGGCTATGCACTGGAGCTTGCCGGAGCGGACCTGCCGACCAAATTGTTCTGGGGCAAAAGCCAGTACATCGGCATCGTGCTTGTCCCCGTGATGTGGGTCGGCTTCGCGTTCCACCATGCCAACCAGGCAAAATGGTTAACCCTTCGCAGCATGGTGCTCCTGGTCATCATTCCGGCGATCACCTTCTCGCTGGTGCTGAACACCGAATCCCACGGGTTGATATGGAATAAGATCGGCATCACAACAACGGGCGGTTTCTCCGCCCTGGACGTATCCTACGGATTCTGGTTCTGGGTACATACGGCTTATTCCTACCTTATGCTCCTGACCGGCACAGTGATCGTGATCCGTTCCATTGGGCGGATGACGGGAATCTACCGCAGGCAGGCTGCCACCCTGCTGCTGGCCGTGACGGCGCCCTGGATCGGCAACGCACTGTACCTTTCGGGCTTAAGCCCGATCCCAAAACTGGACCTGACCCCCTTCGCATTTACCATTACCGTGGCCGCCTTCACCTGGGGCATTTTCGGGTTCCAACTGGTTGACCTCTCTCCCATTGCGCGCACAACCGTGATCGATGAGATGGATGCGGGCATGATCGTGCTGGACCTGGAAAATCGAATCGTGGATATCAATCCATCCGCGCTGCAGACGATCGGTCAAACGAGTTCGAATGTATTGGGCAGGAAGGCAATCGACGTCCTGACCGACTGGCCCGAGTTGGTCGAAAAATATGCCCAGGTCATGGAAGCCACAGACGAAATCACGCTTGGGGAGGGGCTGGGTCAACGTTGGTACGAACTTCAGCTCTCCCGCCTGCGTGACCACCGAAGGGGAAGCGTTGGCAGAGCCATAACCATCACCGACATCACGGGCCGCAAGCGCGCCGAGCGCCTGCTGATCGAAAGCCAGTCCCGCTACCGCCAGATCGTGGAATCTGCCAGTGATCTCATTTACCGCACGGATGCAAACGGGAACTTTACCTATGCCAATCCGACCGCCTTGCGGTTGATGGGCTTTAATTCCGAAGCGGATGTATTGGGGAAACACTACCTGGAATTGGCGGCTCCCCACCTGCGCAGCGATCTAAAAGAATTTTATATGCGCCAATTTGCCGCCCGGGAGAAAAATACCTATTATGAATTTGCCGCCATTACAACGGACGGAAGCGAAATCTGGCTGGGACAAAATGTGCAAATCATCGAGGAAGACAACCGCGTCGTCGGGTTTCAGGCGGTTGCCCGCAATATCACAGAACTAAAGCACACCCAGGAAGCCCTGGCACTGGCGCGCGACAAGGCGCTTGAAGCCAGCCGCATGAAAAGCCAGCTGCTCACCAAGGTCAGTCACGAATTAAGAACCCCATTGGGAGGCATCCTGGGCTACGCCGAACTGCTGCAAATCCATGCGTTCGGACAACTGGAGGAGAAACAAAGCCATGCGGTCTCTCAAATCATCGAGAGCACGAATTACCTGACAAAACTGGTCAACGAACTGCTGGACGAGGCCCAGATCGAGGCAAAAACCATCAAACTGTATATCGATCACTTTTCCCCGGCTGAACTGCTGCGCGCTGTGGAGGCCGGCGCGGCGGTCCTGCTGCAGAAAAAGGAGCTGGAACTCGTCACGAGCATAGATCCAGACCTTCCCAAAATGCTGTATGGGGATGAACAGCGCCTGCAGCAGATCCTTGTCAACCTGGTCGGCAATGCCATCAAATTCACAACGAACGGAAAAGTGACCGTCAGGTTATACAGCCCCAGCGCGGATTATTGGGCGATGCAGGTATCCGATACCGGCCGGGGCATTCCCAGGGATGCCCATGAATACATCTTCGAACCCTTTCGCCAGATCGACCCATCCAACACGCAGGAAAACCCGGGCACGGGGCTGGGACTATCGATCACAAAACAACTGGTCGAACTGATGAACGGGCGCATCATGCTTGAAAGTGAAGTCGGTACTGGCAGCACCTTCACCATCCTGCTGCCCATGCAAAAACCGTCCGGGGAACCCTCATGA
- a CDS encoding NAD(P)/FAD-dependent oxidoreductase yields MPFTSKKHTVIIIGAGVSGLTAGSYLARQGFRVKVLEANPKIGGCCGSTEINGYTFNDGAQYLIYPKLLDLVFSQLGSDRSRILPLRRVTTPQTTHLPNGTSVSIGAGLDITVEHGELDIPTAQRELAHLIEKWSPLDEILTGEEIMLNPFSVGRLLSKAWKHLPKFGRTLEGELKAAVSEPVFRSALAAQLLYAGAPLNRLPSISIIALVNALKDGMALPEGGMGRIPAALAQTLEQHGGEILLDARVNNIRVGNGRVRGVQTEGRGFIEGDFVISTANAMATYQFLLDEPDQPKRLVHKAKKTPLSTTAFCIQLGLSNQLDVGSHIHHITPMMEDLNQYIQPAQDMAEWGYYSIPTVIAPELAPAGGSVLEYVPIIRQNEPIEAWNDKRSSQLADQSIAWLQARHAINIEARRIRSPREFQNQLNLYHGALYGVSAAKGLTGLFPHKTPIEGLYLAGQTTYPGLGVATAALSGIHAGNALLQGIK; encoded by the coding sequence ATGCCATTTACCAGCAAAAAACACACAGTCATCATCATTGGCGCAGGCGTTTCCGGATTAACAGCGGGAAGTTATCTGGCGCGACAAGGCTTCCGTGTCAAAGTTTTGGAAGCCAATCCGAAGATCGGGGGCTGTTGTGGTTCGACAGAGATCAACGGCTATACCTTCAACGACGGCGCACAATACCTTATCTATCCAAAACTTTTGGATTTGGTTTTCTCACAACTGGGATCCGACCGCTCAAGGATTCTCCCGTTAAGACGCGTGACCACCCCGCAAACCACGCATCTTCCCAATGGGACGTCCGTTTCCATCGGCGCCGGCCTTGATATTACAGTTGAACACGGCGAACTCGACATTCCCACCGCCCAGCGCGAACTCGCGCATCTGATCGAGAAATGGTCGCCCCTGGACGAAATCCTGACCGGCGAAGAGATCATGCTCAATCCATTTTCGGTAGGCAGGCTTCTTTCAAAAGCGTGGAAGCATCTGCCAAAATTCGGACGGACGCTCGAAGGGGAACTCAAAGCTGCTGTGAGTGAACCGGTTTTCAGGTCCGCGCTGGCAGCGCAGTTGTTGTACGCGGGCGCGCCGCTCAATCGTCTTCCCTCCATTTCCATCATTGCACTTGTCAACGCGCTGAAGGATGGCATGGCATTGCCCGAAGGCGGCATGGGCAGGATCCCCGCAGCGCTTGCGCAGACGTTGGAACAACACGGAGGGGAAATCCTGCTCGATGCAAGAGTCAACAATATTCGCGTCGGGAACGGGCGGGTTCGTGGAGTGCAAACGGAGGGGCGGGGTTTTATCGAAGGCGATTTTGTAATCTCGACTGCCAACGCGATGGCAACCTATCAATTTTTGCTCGATGAACCGGACCAGCCCAAACGTCTCGTCCATAAAGCAAAAAAGACGCCTCTTTCCACGACGGCATTCTGCATTCAACTGGGGCTGTCGAACCAATTGGATGTGGGAAGCCACATACATCATATCACCCCGATGATGGAGGATTTAAACCAATACATCCAGCCAGCCCAGGATATGGCGGAGTGGGGATACTATTCCATCCCCACCGTCATTGCGCCCGAACTTGCTCCCGCAGGCGGAAGTGTGCTCGAGTATGTCCCAATCATTCGACAAAACGAACCCATCGAAGCATGGAACGATAAAAGGAGCAGCCAACTGGCAGATCAATCCATCGCATGGCTTCAAGCGCGCCATGCCATAAACATTGAAGCAAGGCGGATTCGAAGTCCACGCGAATTTCAAAATCAATTAAATCTGTATCACGGCGCGCTCTATGGCGTTTCCGCAGCGAAAGGGCTGACAGGACTCTTCCCGCACAAGACTCCCATCGAAGGTTTGTATCTCGCGGGTCAAACCACGTATCCCGGATTGGGGGTCGCTACAGCGGCGCTATCGGGTATTCATGCAGGCAATGCCTTGCTGCAGGGTATCAAGTAA
- a CDS encoding deoxynucleoside kinase, whose protein sequence is MNKLIVIVGASGVGKTTLARALSSRHAFALAYEQHNERPFQALFKQDVKYALANQMDYLIHRADEERQLRSSNVPALMDGGLDLDFHGFTRLFHARGLLNDAEFDLCRRFYSLTRNLLPPPDLVIALSADAQTIRERLASRSRINIASSEDAELLEGYVNEWLESIPERAILKLNVSDENPGYTHSIPIILDRIGA, encoded by the coding sequence ATGAATAAACTGATCGTCATTGTCGGCGCGAGCGGCGTTGGGAAGACCACGCTTGCACGCGCCCTTTCCAGCAGACATGCTTTTGCGCTTGCATACGAACAGCACAATGAAAGACCCTTTCAGGCGCTCTTCAAGCAGGATGTAAAATACGCGCTGGCGAATCAAATGGACTACCTGATCCACCGCGCCGACGAGGAGCGCCAGCTCCGTTCCAGCAATGTTCCGGCATTAATGGATGGCGGCCTTGACCTGGATTTCCATGGATTCACACGTCTCTTCCACGCGCGCGGATTGCTCAACGACGCAGAATTCGACCTGTGCCGCCGCTTCTACTCCTTAACCCGCAACCTGCTCCCGCCGCCAGACCTGGTCATCGCCCTGAGCGCGGACGCGCAAACCATCCGCGAGAGACTGGCTTCCCGAAGCCGGATCAACATTGCGTCCAGTGAGGATGCGGAACTGCTGGAGGGATATGTCAACGAATGGCTGGAATCCATTCCCGAGAGGGCAATCCTTAAGCTGAACGTCTCGGACGAAAACCCGGGCTACACACACAGCATCCCAATCATCCTTGATAGAATTGGAGCATGA
- a CDS encoding amidohydrolase family protein produces the protein MNITVFNNATLIDGRGGRPVERGCIVIEDDKIVYAGISGKWTQPGGKSINEIDLAGRFVLPGLIDCHVHIAAECLPDSTMNGPLGWTSLVMLKHAQNTLAAGITTIRDVGGRHHLEFSLRKAVAAGMFAAPRMALAGKLLSITSAGSEWYDGMYREADGVDEVRKAAREQLKAGADLIKVLATGAVLAPGEKPGAAQFEMEEIRAAVVEAAKAGKIVAAHAHGIEGIRNAVEAGAKTIEHGTYLNQDPRVMERMAQEEIFLVPTLKAGFDVIYGDKPGIPDWIVEKSKETQEDALFSLRRAHEMGVPIAMGTDAATPYNFHGENAMELAYMAEAGIPPMDCIIASTKNAARALGWEKKLGTLEAGKLADLIVVKKNPLEDLRSLADRRNIEYVMQGGKFVARQFAGDSGIPEELMSGAWVCCG, from the coding sequence CGGCAGGCCGGTCGAACGCGGCTGTATCGTTATCGAAGATGACAAGATCGTATATGCGGGTATTTCAGGGAAATGGACACAACCCGGGGGGAAATCAATCAACGAGATTGACCTGGCAGGTCGTTTTGTGCTACCGGGGTTAATTGACTGCCACGTGCATATTGCCGCGGAATGTTTGCCGGACAGCACCATGAACGGTCCGCTCGGCTGGACGTCACTGGTTATGCTGAAGCACGCACAGAATACACTGGCGGCCGGCATCACCACCATCCGTGACGTGGGCGGCCGGCATCACCTTGAATTCTCGCTCCGAAAAGCGGTGGCAGCGGGCATGTTTGCCGCGCCGCGCATGGCGCTGGCGGGAAAATTACTTTCGATCACCTCCGCGGGAAGCGAATGGTATGACGGGATGTACCGCGAAGCGGACGGCGTGGACGAGGTCCGCAAGGCAGCCAGGGAGCAGTTGAAAGCAGGCGCTGATTTGATCAAGGTGCTCGCAACGGGAGCCGTCCTTGCGCCCGGCGAAAAACCCGGTGCGGCGCAATTTGAAATGGAAGAGATCCGTGCCGCAGTGGTGGAAGCCGCAAAAGCCGGCAAGATCGTCGCTGCACACGCGCATGGCATCGAAGGCATCCGTAATGCAGTGGAAGCGGGTGCGAAGACCATCGAACACGGTACGTATCTCAATCAAGACCCGCGCGTGATGGAACGCATGGCACAGGAGGAGATCTTCCTTGTGCCGACCTTGAAGGCGGGCTTTGACGTGATTTATGGGGACAAACCCGGTATTCCGGATTGGATCGTGGAGAAAAGCAAGGAGACCCAGGAGGACGCATTGTTCTCACTCCGCCGCGCGCACGAAATGGGCGTACCCATCGCCATGGGAACGGATGCCGCCACCCCATACAACTTCCACGGCGAGAATGCCATGGAACTGGCCTACATGGCGGAGGCGGGCATCCCACCCATGGACTGTATTATCGCATCCACGAAGAATGCAGCGCGCGCGCTTGGTTGGGAGAAAAAACTCGGCACGCTCGAAGCAGGCAAACTGGCGGATTTGATCGTGGTGAAAAAGAATCCGTTGGAAGATCTGCGTTCGCTTGCAGACAGGAGGAATATCGAATACGTAATGCAGGGCGGGAAATTCGTCGCACGCCAGTTCGCCGGCGATTCGGGCATCCCTGAGGAATTGATGTCGGGCGCATGGGTCTGCTGCGGGTAA
- a CDS encoding response regulator transcription factor produces the protein MTKILIVDDDKRVTSLLEKYLTAHHYEVTAINHSSRAIQTANLMHPDLFILDIMMPHPDGYALCKSLRADPNFSQTPILIITALDNSNSSAATFGANAYLTKPFDLDELISNIEAILHG, from the coding sequence ATGACCAAGATCCTGATCGTGGACGACGATAAACGAGTGACCAGCCTGCTGGAAAAATACCTGACAGCGCACCACTACGAGGTGACCGCGATCAACCACAGCTCCAGAGCCATTCAGACCGCAAATTTGATGCATCCCGACCTGTTCATCCTTGACATCATGATGCCGCACCCGGACGGCTATGCCCTGTGCAAATCCCTGCGCGCCGACCCGAATTTTTCACAGACCCCGATCCTGATCATCACCGCCCTGGACAACAGCAACAGCTCCGCCGCCACCTTCGGCGCAAACGCCTACCTGACCAAACCCTTCGACCTCGACGAACTTATTTCAAACATCGAAGCCATCCTGCACGGATAG
- a CDS encoding VWA domain-containing protein: MESRILQLIAALRAGGVRVSLAESAEAFSAVDLMGIQDRESFRLSLRATLIKDVKDLPTFDTLFPLFFGSGTPPMMGGNPSDDLTPEEIQMLAEALKNFAENLRQRMERLMNGEQLSRAELEALGQLVGLNQADDLNHQNWMAQRMLRALAFPEVREALRGLMEQLQQMGMERERVEQIRRMIQQNMQGMQEQMQQFAGERIAENMSERPRGENIDNLMNRPFQMLSDADKKVLQREVKRLASALRTRIALRQKRMKSGQMDPKATIRANLKYHGVPVEIKHRDKVRKPKVVVICDVSTSMRFCSELMLSFLFALQGQVRKTHAFAFIDHLESISEDFSGTNADEAIQSVLWRMPNGHYNTDLGWSLNDFQSEYMDRLNSGTTLLIVGDGRNNYNDPRLDIFSTMARRAARTIWLNPEPEHLWHGDSDMHKYAPLCDHVLKAGNLRELVNAVDTLLTG; this comes from the coding sequence ATGGAATCCCGCATCTTACAATTAATTGCAGCCTTGCGCGCGGGCGGGGTGCGCGTGTCCCTGGCCGAGTCCGCCGAAGCCTTCTCGGCGGTGGATTTGATGGGGATCCAGGACCGCGAGTCGTTTCGGTTGTCGCTGCGCGCCACGCTCATCAAGGATGTAAAAGACCTGCCCACCTTCGATACATTATTCCCGCTCTTCTTCGGCTCAGGGACTCCGCCGATGATGGGCGGCAATCCGTCCGATGATCTGACGCCCGAAGAGATCCAAATGCTGGCGGAGGCGTTGAAGAACTTTGCCGAAAATCTCCGTCAGCGCATGGAAAGGCTGATGAATGGCGAGCAACTGTCCCGTGCGGAACTGGAGGCGTTGGGTCAACTGGTCGGGTTGAACCAGGCGGATGATCTCAACCATCAAAACTGGATGGCGCAGCGCATGCTGCGCGCGCTGGCGTTCCCCGAAGTGCGCGAGGCGCTGCGCGGGCTGATGGAGCAACTCCAGCAGATGGGCATGGAACGCGAGCGCGTCGAGCAGATCCGGCGGATGATCCAGCAGAACATGCAGGGGATGCAGGAGCAGATGCAGCAGTTCGCGGGCGAGCGCATCGCCGAGAACATGAGCGAGCGTCCACGCGGGGAGAACATTGACAACCTGATGAACCGCCCGTTCCAAATGCTATCGGATGCGGACAAAAAAGTATTGCAGCGCGAAGTGAAACGTCTCGCTTCCGCATTGCGCACACGGATTGCCCTGCGACAAAAGCGCATGAAAAGCGGACAGATGGACCCGAAGGCGACCATCCGCGCAAATTTGAAATATCACGGCGTGCCGGTGGAGATCAAACACCGTGACAAAGTGCGAAAGCCGAAGGTCGTGGTCATCTGCGATGTGAGCACATCCATGCGGTTTTGCTCGGAGTTGATGTTGAGTTTCCTGTTCGCGTTGCAGGGACAAGTCCGCAAGACGCATGCCTTCGCGTTCATCGATCATCTCGAATCGATCTCGGAGGATTTCAGCGGCACGAACGCGGACGAGGCGATCCAATCCGTGCTGTGGCGCATGCCCAACGGACACTACAACACAGACCTCGGCTGGTCGCTCAATGACTTCCAAAGCGAATACATGGACAGGCTCAACAGCGGCACGACCCTGCTGATCGTCGGGGATGGGCGCAACAATTATAACGACCCGCGCCTCGATATCTTCTCCACGATGGCGCGCCGCGCCGCGCGCACCATCTGGCTGAACCCAGAACCCGAACACCTCTGGCACGGCGACAGCGATATGCATAAATACGCGCCGCTGTGCGATCATGTATTGAAGGCCGGTAATTTGAGGGAGTTGGTAAATGCGGTGGATACATTGCTGACGGGGTAA
- a CDS encoding response regulator, with the protein MTRPSALIIEDDPKQGVIFQVALQQAGFDADVDQDGKLFAERLANPPPALIILDIHLPFASGIDIFKQIKSSENWAKAVVIVATADLLLSKSLEGRADHVLVKPVSVRRIMNIVSTRWPALSAAGLPENKEARYG; encoded by the coding sequence ATGACCAGGCCATCCGCCCTGATCATCGAAGATGATCCGAAACAGGGCGTCATTTTTCAAGTAGCGCTGCAACAGGCGGGTTTCGACGCTGACGTCGATCAGGATGGAAAACTCTTTGCGGAAAGGCTTGCCAATCCCCCGCCAGCCCTCATCATTCTCGATATTCACCTGCCCTTCGCCTCGGGAATCGACATTTTTAAACAGATCAAGTCCAGTGAGAACTGGGCAAAAGCCGTGGTGATCGTTGCCACCGCCGACCTGCTGCTGTCCAAATCCCTCGAAGGCAGGGCGGATCATGTGTTGGTCAAACCCGTCAGTGTCAGGCGCATCATGAACATTGTTTCCACCCGCTGGCCTGCGCTGTCAGCCGCCGGTCTTCCCGAAAATAAAGAGGCACGATATGGATAA